The proteins below are encoded in one region of Pseudophryne corroboree isolate aPseCor3 chromosome 8, aPseCor3.hap2, whole genome shotgun sequence:
- the LOC134949968 gene encoding uncharacterized protein LOC134949968 — MLEPATQYTGKGLATQDTKLGPATQDTGLGPATQDTRLGPATQDTGLGPSTQDTRLGPATQDTGKGLATQDTWLGPATQDTGKGLATQDTGQDTMLGPATQYTGMGPATQDTRLGPATQDTGLGLATQDTRLGPAKQDTRLGPATQDTGLGPATQDTGLGLATQDTGLIQTTQDTKLGPATQDTWLGPATQDTGLGPATQDAGLGPATQDTGLGLATQDTGLRQTTQDTKLGPATQDTWLGPATQDTGLATQDTGLGQTIQDTRLGPATQDTKLGPATQDTRLGPATQDTRLGPATQDTGLGLATQDTGQGQTTQDTKLGPATQDTKLGPATEDTRLGPATQDTRLGPATQDTGLGPATQDTGLGLATQDTGLGPATQDTGLGLATQDTRLGPATQDTGKGLATQDTGQDTMLGPATQYKGMGPATQDTRLGPATQDTGLGLAT; from the exons ATGCTTGAACCAGCTACACAGTATACTGGGAAGGGACTAGCTACACAGGATACCAAGCTGGGACCGGCTACACAAGATACAGGGCTGGGTCCGGCTACACAGGATACCAGGCTGGGACCAGCTACACAAGATACAGGGCTGGGACCATCTACACAGGATACCAGGCTGGGACCAGCTACACAAGATACTGGGAAGGGACTAGCTACACAGGATACCTGGCTGGGACCAGCTACACAAGATACTGGGAAGGGACTAGCTACACAGGATACTGGACAGGATACCATGCTTGGACCAGCTACACAGTATACGGGGATGGGACCAGCTACACAAGATACCAGGTTGGGACCAGCTACACAAGATACAGGACTGGGACTAGCTACACAGGATACCAGGCTGGGACCAGCTAAACAGGATACCAGGCTGGGTCCGGCTACACAGGATACCGGGCTGGGACCAGCTACACAAGATACAGGGTTGGGACTAGCTACACAGGATACTGGGCTGATACAAACTACACAGGATACCAAGCTGGGACCAGCTACACAGGATACGTGGCTGGGACCAGCTACACAAGATACAGGGCTGGGTCCGGCTACACAGGATGCCGGGCTGGGACCAGCTACACAAGATACAGGGCTGGGACTAGCTACACAGGATACTGGGCTGAGACAAACTACACAGGATACCAAGCTGGGACCAGCTACACAGGATACCTGGCTGGGACCAGCTACACAAGATACAGGGCTGG CTACACAGGATACTGGGCTGGGACAAACTATACAGGATACCAGGTTGGGACCAGCTACACAGGATACCAAGCTGGGACCAGCTACACAGGATACCAGGCTGGGACCAGCTACACAGGATACCAGGCTGGGACCAGCTACACAAGATACCGGGCTGGGACTAGCTACACAAGATACTGGTCAGGGACAAACTACACAGGACACCAAGCTGGGACCAGCTACACAGGATACCAAGCTGGGACCAGCTACAGAGGATACCAGGCTGGGACCAGCTACACAGGATACCAGGCTGGGACCAGCTACACAAGATACAGGGCTGGGACCAGCTACACAAGATACAGGGCTGGGTCTGGCTACACAGGATACCGGGCTGGGACCAGCTACACAAGATACAGGGCTGGGTCTGGCTACACAGGATACCAGGCTGGGACCAGCTACACAAGATACTGGGAAGGGACTAGCTACACAGGATACTGGACAGGATACCATGCTTGGACCAGCTACACAGTATAAGGGGATGGGACCAGCTACACAAGATACCAGGTTGGGACCAGCTACACAAGATACAGGACTGGGACTAGCTACATAG